In a single window of the Terrirubrum flagellatum genome:
- a CDS encoding IS1595 family transposase: protein MSQHFLLSAAARTLSLAKVARMTDEEAALAFRNIRWADSGGEPVCPRCSCGAVYHYATRKLFKCKACNHQFSVTSGTIFASRKLPVRDYLLAIAIFVNGAKGHSALQLSRDLDVQYKTAFVMAHKIREAMAAETADATVSGEVEVDGAYFGGHVKPANYRENRVDRRLARNQTGKRRVVVIMRERKGRTLPFVFKTEGQAVATIAQRVLAGSTVHADEATHWDVLHSLYLTKRINHEYAYSDGEACTNMAESFFSRLRRAEIGIHHHISGRYLAAYASEMAWREDNRRISNGEQFLQVSAAALAQPVSRQWKGYWQRKVG from the coding sequence ATGTCGCAACACTTCCTCCTCTCAGCCGCAGCCCGGACGCTCAGTCTGGCGAAGGTTGCGCGCATGACGGACGAGGAAGCCGCCCTTGCATTCCGCAATATCCGTTGGGCCGATAGCGGCGGCGAGCCGGTTTGCCCGCGTTGCTCCTGCGGCGCGGTCTATCACTACGCCACGCGCAAGCTCTTCAAGTGCAAGGCGTGCAATCACCAGTTCAGCGTCACCTCCGGCACGATCTTCGCCAGCCGCAAGCTCCCGGTCCGCGACTATCTTCTCGCCATTGCCATCTTCGTGAATGGCGCGAAGGGCCATAGCGCGCTCCAGCTCTCTCGCGATCTGGACGTGCAATACAAAACCGCTTTCGTCATGGCGCACAAAATCCGCGAAGCGATGGCGGCTGAAACGGCGGACGCCACTGTGAGCGGCGAGGTCGAGGTTGATGGCGCCTACTTCGGCGGTCATGTGAAGCCCGCGAATTATCGCGAGAACCGCGTCGATCGCCGCCTTGCTCGCAACCAGACCGGCAAGCGCCGTGTCGTTGTCATCATGCGGGAGCGCAAGGGCCGCACGCTTCCTTTCGTGTTCAAGACGGAAGGCCAAGCCGTTGCGACAATCGCTCAGCGCGTTCTCGCCGGCTCAACTGTTCACGCCGACGAAGCGACGCACTGGGATGTGCTTCATTCGCTCTATCTGACGAAGCGCATAAATCACGAATACGCCTACTCAGATGGCGAAGCCTGCACGAACATGGCGGAGTCATTTTTCTCGCGTCTGCGCCGCGCTGAGATTGGGATTCATCACCATATCAGCGGCCGTTATCTTGCGGCCTATGCGTCAGAGATGGCGTGGCGCGAAGACAATCGCCGTATCAGCAATGGCGAGCAGTTCTTGCAAGTTAGCGCTGCGGCGCTGGCGCAGCCTGTATCCCGCCAGTGGAAAGGATACTGGCAGCGGAAGGTAGGCTAG
- a CDS encoding helix-turn-helix transcriptional regulator, protein MSPEQCRAARGWLDWSQDQLAGAAGVSLSTVRDFEKGRRTPIAATLKAMKTVLAENGIEFLDGEPSGITFSRPEKVAAP, encoded by the coding sequence ATGTCACCGGAACAATGCCGCGCTGCGCGAGGCTGGCTGGATTGGTCTCAGGACCAACTCGCTGGCGCCGCCGGCGTGTCGCTTTCAACCGTGCGAGATTTCGAGAAGGGTCGCCGCACGCCGATTGCGGCGACTCTAAAGGCAATGAAAACTGTGTTGGCTGAGAATGGGATTGAGTTTCTGGACGGCGAACCATCTGGGATAACCTTCTCTCGTCCAGAAAAGGTCGCTGCGCCCTAG
- a CDS encoding glycosyltransferase family 2 protein, whose translation MRAFEACDLPPWISLVVAPPGAPRTKPRALNIGLAAARGELLAIYDAEDRPDPQQLRLAANAFAQADQRMACLQARLAIENADHRWLTRLFALEYASLFGVVLPALASFHFPFPLGGTSNHFRVSALRTVGGWDAWNVTEDADLGLRLFRRGYRIGSLNSITWEEAPPKLDAWMNQRARWLKGWMQTSIVHLTAPKQRMKALGFTRALSAIALSLGVVLTSLFGPLLFGFAMLQAAAGPLLEPLGAFSIVAWTHALVLLVGGFVSMIAPNWAAARRDGLERLAPWIALLPFYYLLITVAAWRALGEFISRPHHWNKTTHGLSPDFAPENPERRDRLPLI comes from the coding sequence CTGCGCGCGTTCGAGGCCTGCGATCTCCCGCCCTGGATCAGCCTCGTCGTCGCGCCGCCAGGCGCGCCGCGCACCAAGCCCCGTGCTCTCAATATCGGGCTCGCCGCCGCGCGCGGCGAACTGCTCGCGATCTATGACGCGGAGGACCGGCCCGATCCGCAACAGCTCCGACTTGCGGCGAACGCCTTCGCGCAGGCCGATCAGCGCATGGCGTGCCTGCAGGCGCGGCTCGCCATCGAGAATGCGGATCACCGCTGGCTGACGCGTCTCTTCGCGCTCGAATACGCCTCATTATTCGGCGTTGTCCTGCCGGCGCTGGCGTCCTTCCATTTTCCGTTTCCACTTGGCGGGACGTCGAACCATTTCCGCGTCTCGGCCTTGCGCACTGTCGGCGGCTGGGATGCGTGGAACGTGACCGAAGACGCCGATCTCGGCCTGCGCTTGTTCCGGCGCGGCTACCGCATCGGTTCGCTCAACTCGATCACCTGGGAAGAAGCTCCGCCCAAACTCGACGCATGGATGAACCAGCGCGCCCGCTGGCTGAAAGGCTGGATGCAGACGAGCATCGTCCATCTCACGGCGCCGAAGCAGCGGATGAAGGCGTTGGGCTTCACGCGCGCGCTGTCGGCGATCGCGCTGAGCCTCGGCGTCGTCCTGACGTCGCTGTTTGGGCCTTTGCTTTTCGGCTTCGCCATGCTGCAGGCGGCGGCCGGCCCGTTGCTCGAACCGCTCGGCGCCTTCAGCATCGTCGCCTGGACGCATGCGCTGGTGCTGCTCGTTGGCGGTTTCGTGTCGATGATAGCCCCCAATTGGGCGGCGGCGCGCAGGGACGGGCTGGAGCGGCTCGCGCCCTGGATCGCGTTGCTGCCGTTCTACTATCTCCTGATCACGGTCGCGGCGTGGCGCGCGCTCGGCGAATTCATCTCAAGGCCGCATCACTGGAACAAGACCACGCACGGTCTGTCGCCCGATTTCGCGCCGGAGAATCCTGAAAGACGCGACAGGCTTCCGCTGATCTGA
- a CDS encoding RidA family protein: MAITRIEPGVRFCKAVVHGDTVYVAGQTAQKAAGGSVTDQTKEILATIDDALAKAGTDKTKMLMVNIWLTDISKFSEMNAVWDAWVPKDNMPARATVEAKLAAPNLTVEIAVIAAK, encoded by the coding sequence ATGGCGATCACCCGGATCGAGCCCGGCGTCCGTTTCTGCAAGGCCGTCGTGCATGGCGACACGGTCTATGTCGCAGGCCAGACGGCGCAGAAGGCTGCTGGCGGCAGCGTCACCGACCAGACCAAGGAAATCCTCGCGACCATCGACGATGCGCTTGCGAAAGCCGGCACGGACAAGACCAAGATGCTGATGGTCAACATCTGGCTGACCGACATCTCGAAGTTCTCGGAGATGAACGCGGTGTGGGACGCCTGGGTGCCGAAGGACAACATGCCGGCCCGCGCCACTGTCGAGGCGAAGCTCGCCGCGCCGAACCTCACTGTCGAGATCGCGGTCATCGCCGCGAAGTAA
- a CDS encoding pyridoxamine 5'-phosphate oxidase family protein — MTSDAHTVKTIAELEAIYGFPAGAAVIKEIDYISDHYRAFIEASPFMLLGTVGEEGLDCSPRGDPKGFVRVADEKTLMIPDRRGNNRIDSLRNIVRDPRVALLFLIPGVGETMRVNGRAVISTDPELRASFTMEGKIPQSVIVVTAEKVYPQCQKALVRSKLWDPSIQIPRLALPTVGQMMQALTANTRDPFDGAAYDAAYPERLKQTIY, encoded by the coding sequence ATGACGAGTGACGCGCACACGGTCAAGACGATCGCTGAACTTGAAGCGATTTATGGCTTTCCGGCCGGCGCGGCAGTGATCAAGGAGATCGATTATATCTCCGATCACTATCGCGCTTTCATCGAAGCTTCGCCCTTCATGCTGCTCGGGACGGTGGGCGAAGAGGGGCTCGACTGCTCGCCGCGCGGCGACCCCAAGGGCTTCGTTCGCGTCGCCGATGAGAAAACGCTGATGATCCCCGATCGTCGCGGCAACAATCGCATCGACTCATTGCGCAACATCGTGCGCGATCCGCGCGTCGCGCTGCTGTTCCTCATTCCCGGTGTCGGCGAGACCATGCGCGTCAATGGCCGCGCGGTGATCTCGACCGATCCGGAATTGCGTGCGAGCTTCACGATGGAGGGCAAGATCCCGCAAAGCGTCATCGTGGTCACGGCGGAGAAGGTCTATCCCCAGTGCCAGAAGGCGCTGGTGCGCTCGAAACTGTGGGACCCGTCGATCCAGATTCCGCGCTTGGCCCTGCCGACGGTCGGCCAGATGATGCAGGCGCTGACCGCGAACACGCGCGACCCGTTCGACGGCGCGGCCTATGACGCCGCCTATCCCGAGCGGCTGAAACAGACCATCTACTGA
- a CDS encoding DMT family transporter — MNDRLRGTVEMTAAMTISGTIGWFVVMSGQSVQDVVFWRCVFGASTLLVICAALGLLRGALSLRFLALAALGGAAIVTNWLLLFAAYPRASISIATAVYNTQPFMLVGLGALFFGERLTAAKFAWLSLAFAGVLLIVQSKPGGLSVGSDYLAGIALALGAAFFYAVAAIVAKKLSGKSPHLIALIQVCVGVLMLAPFANLSTLPHGVAAWSALVTVGVLHTGLMYILLYSAIQRLPTHLTGSLSFIYPLVAVLVDVIAFGHRLHATEIIGAAAILIAAAGMNLGWSLRWPALRATNC, encoded by the coding sequence ATGAATGACAGGCTGCGCGGCACGGTCGAGATGACCGCCGCCATGACCATTTCCGGAACCATCGGCTGGTTCGTCGTCATGTCGGGCCAGTCGGTTCAGGACGTGGTGTTCTGGCGCTGCGTCTTCGGCGCGTCGACACTGCTCGTGATCTGCGCGGCGCTGGGCCTGCTGCGCGGCGCGCTGTCGCTGCGCTTTCTCGCGCTCGCGGCGCTTGGCGGCGCGGCGATCGTCACCAACTGGCTGCTGCTGTTCGCGGCCTATCCCCGCGCCTCGATCTCGATTGCGACCGCAGTCTACAACACCCAGCCCTTCATGCTGGTTGGACTTGGCGCGCTGTTTTTTGGCGAGCGTCTGACCGCGGCGAAATTCGCCTGGTTGTCACTCGCCTTCGCCGGCGTTCTGCTCATCGTCCAGTCGAAGCCGGGAGGACTGTCTGTCGGCTCGGATTATCTCGCGGGAATCGCGCTCGCGCTCGGCGCCGCCTTTTTCTATGCGGTCGCGGCGATCGTCGCGAAAAAGCTGTCAGGCAAAAGCCCGCATCTGATCGCGCTCATTCAGGTTTGTGTTGGCGTGTTGATGCTCGCGCCCTTCGCGAATCTGTCGACGCTTCCGCATGGAGTCGCCGCATGGAGCGCGCTTGTCACGGTAGGCGTTCTCCATACCGGGCTCATGTACATCCTGCTCTACAGCGCGATCCAGCGGCTGCCGACTCATCTCACGGGATCGCTGTCCTTCATCTATCCCTTGGTCGCCGTGCTGGTGGATGTAATCGCGTTCGGGCATCGTCTGCATGCGACGGAGATCATAGGCGCCGCTGCAATTTTGATCGCCGCCGCCGGCATGAATCTCGGCTGGTCACTGCGCTGGCCAGCGTTGCGGGCGACGAATTGTTGA
- a CDS encoding Lrp/AsnC family transcriptional regulator: MLDELDRRILEALLRDSRISLKDLAQAVGLSSPSVTDRMRKLEERGVVRAFTVDVDPQALGYTLQAIVRIRPMPGKLHIVQKLIEDIPEFSECDKVTGDDCFIARLYVRSIDQLDQILDRIADKAETNTSIVKSKPIERRPPPLASAN; the protein is encoded by the coding sequence ATGCTCGATGAACTTGATCGCCGCATCCTCGAAGCCCTGCTGCGGGATTCCCGCATCTCTCTGAAGGACCTGGCGCAGGCGGTCGGCCTGTCCTCGCCTTCCGTGACCGATCGCATGCGCAAGCTGGAGGAGCGCGGCGTCGTCCGCGCCTTCACCGTCGACGTCGATCCACAGGCGCTAGGCTATACGCTACAGGCGATCGTCCGCATCCGGCCGATGCCGGGCAAGCTGCATATCGTGCAGAAGCTGATCGAGGACATTCCCGAATTCAGCGAATGCGACAAGGTCACCGGCGACGACTGCTTCATCGCGCGGCTCTATGTCAGGTCGATCGACCAGCTCGATCAGATTCTCGATCGCATCGCCGACAAGGCTGAGACGAACACCTCGATCGTGAAATCAAAGCCGATTGAACGACGGCCGCCGCCATTGGCGAGCGCGAACTAA
- the pnp gene encoding polyribonucleotide nucleotidyltransferase: protein MFNIHREEIEWAGRKLVLETGKVARQADGAVVATYGDTTVLATVVSAKEPKAGVDFFPLTVNYQEKAFAAGRIPGGYFKREGRPSERETLVSRLIDRPIRPLFVEGYKCDTQVIVTVLSHDLENEPDVLAMVAASAALTLSGAPFMGPVGGARVGYVDGQYVLNPTLDQMKDATLDLVVAGTSEAVLMVESEAKELAEDVMLGAVMHGHKGFQPVIEAIIRLAERAAKEPRDFSAPDNSAVEKEVLRIAEDDLRAAYSITEKQARYTAIDAAKVKVMHALCPEGVEPAFAPEKVKTVFKDAQAKVVRWNILDHGKRIDGRDVKTVRPIVCEAGFLPRTHGSALFTRGETQALVVTTLGTGDDEQYIDELEGTRKETFLLHYNFPPYSVGETGRMGSPGRREIGHGKLAWRAIHPMLPAHHEFPYTLRVVSEITESNGSSSMATVCGASLALMDAGVPLKSPVAGIAMGLILEDKRFAVLSDILGDEDHLGDMDFKVAGTSNGITSLQMDIKIAGITEEIMKVALTQAKDGRLHILGEMAKALTSARSELGEFAPRIETIKIPVDKIREVIGSGGKVIREIVEKTGAKIDIGDDGTIKIASSDGASINAAIKWIKSIASEPEANAIYEGTVVKVMEFGAFVNFFGAKDGLVHISELAPRRVAKVTDVVQEGQKVKVKYLGMDDRGKVRLSMKVVDQETGEDITEKVKAEQEAYRAQKEAERQARIDAGEDVPPLDEERSDRGPRGDRGGDRGHRRGGGDRDRPRRPRYDD, encoded by the coding sequence ATGTTCAACATTCATCGCGAAGAAATAGAATGGGCCGGGCGCAAGCTCGTGCTCGAAACCGGCAAGGTCGCCCGTCAGGCCGACGGCGCCGTTGTCGCCACCTATGGCGACACCACCGTCCTCGCCACCGTCGTTTCGGCCAAGGAGCCGAAGGCGGGCGTCGACTTCTTCCCCCTTACCGTCAACTATCAGGAAAAGGCGTTCGCCGCCGGCCGCATCCCGGGCGGCTACTTCAAGCGCGAAGGCCGTCCCTCCGAGCGTGAGACGCTGGTCTCCCGCCTGATCGACCGTCCGATCCGCCCGCTCTTCGTCGAAGGCTACAAGTGCGACACGCAGGTGATCGTGACTGTGCTCTCGCACGATCTCGAGAACGAGCCTGACGTCCTCGCCATGGTCGCGGCGTCCGCCGCGCTGACGCTCTCCGGCGCGCCCTTCATGGGCCCGGTCGGCGGCGCCCGCGTCGGCTATGTCGACGGTCAGTACGTTCTCAACCCGACTCTCGACCAGATGAAGGACGCGACGCTCGATCTCGTCGTCGCCGGCACCAGCGAAGCGGTGCTGATGGTCGAATCGGAAGCGAAAGAACTCGCCGAGGACGTAATGCTCGGCGCCGTCATGCACGGCCACAAGGGCTTCCAGCCGGTCATCGAGGCGATCATCCGTCTCGCCGAGCGCGCCGCGAAGGAGCCGCGCGATTTCTCCGCTCCGGACAATTCGGCGGTCGAGAAGGAAGTGCTGCGTATCGCCGAGGACGATCTGCGCGCGGCCTACTCGATCACCGAGAAGCAGGCCCGTTACACCGCGATCGACGCCGCCAAGGTGAAGGTCATGCACGCCCTCTGCCCCGAGGGCGTCGAGCCGGCGTTCGCGCCGGAGAAGGTCAAGACCGTGTTCAAGGACGCGCAGGCCAAGGTCGTGCGCTGGAACATCCTTGATCACGGCAAGCGCATCGATGGCCGCGACGTGAAGACGGTGCGTCCGATCGTCTGCGAGGCGGGCTTCCTGCCGCGCACCCACGGCTCGGCGCTGTTCACCCGCGGCGAGACGCAGGCGCTGGTCGTGACCACGCTCGGCACCGGCGACGACGAGCAGTACATCGATGAGTTGGAGGGCACCCGCAAGGAGACCTTCCTGCTGCACTACAACTTCCCGCCCTACTCCGTCGGCGAGACGGGCCGCATGGGTTCGCCCGGCCGTCGCGAGATCGGCCATGGCAAGCTCGCCTGGCGCGCCATCCATCCGATGCTGCCGGCGCATCACGAGTTCCCCTACACGCTGCGCGTCGTCTCCGAGATCACGGAGTCGAACGGCTCCTCCTCGATGGCGACGGTGTGCGGCGCTTCGCTGGCGCTGATGGATGCGGGCGTGCCGCTGAAGTCGCCGGTTGCGGGCATCGCCATGGGCCTCATCCTCGAAGACAAGCGCTTCGCCGTGCTCTCCGACATCCTTGGCGACGAGGATCATCTCGGCGACATGGATTTCAAGGTCGCGGGCACATCCAACGGCATCACGTCGCTGCAGATGGACATCAAGATCGCCGGCATCACCGAGGAGATCATGAAGGTCGCCCTCACGCAGGCGAAGGATGGGCGTCTGCACATCCTCGGCGAGATGGCGAAGGCTCTGACCTCGGCGCGTTCGGAGCTCGGCGAATTCGCGCCGCGCATCGAGACGATCAAGATCCCGGTCGACAAGATCCGCGAAGTCATCGGCTCCGGCGGCAAGGTGATCCGCGAGATCGTCGAGAAGACCGGCGCCAAGATCGACATCGGCGACGACGGCACGATCAAGATCGCCTCGTCCGACGGCGCGTCGATCAACGCCGCGATCAAGTGGATCAAGTCGATCGCCTCCGAGCCGGAAGCGAACGCGATCTATGAAGGCACCGTCGTCAAGGTGATGGAGTTCGGCGCCTTCGTGAACTTCTTCGGCGCCAAGGATGGCCTCGTCCACATCTCCGAACTTGCGCCGCGTCGCGTCGCCAAGGTCACCGATGTGGTCCAGGAAGGCCAGAAGGTGAAGGTGAAGTATCTCGGCATGGACGATCGCGGCAAGGTTCGCCTGTCCATGAAGGTCGTCGATCAGGAGACCGGCGAGGACATCACCGAGAAGGTGAAAGCCGAGCAGGAAGCCTATCGCGCCCAGAAGGAAGCCGAGCGCCAGGCGCGCATCGACGCCGGCGAAGACGTGCCGCCGCTCGACGAAGAGCGTTCAGATCGTGGTCCTCGCGGCGACCGTGGCGGAGATCGCGGCCATCGCCGTGGCGGCGGCGACCGGGATCGTCCGCGCCGTCCGCGCTACGACGACTGA
- the rpsO gene encoding 30S ribosomal protein S15, which produces MGASRRDAGDARFPRPFWTTSRTGRLFNFQPKDQPMSITAERKQTLVKEYATKPGDTGSPEVQVAVLTERINTLTEHFKTHVKDNHSRRGLLKMVSQRRSLLDYVKRKDEARYKTLIEKLGIRR; this is translated from the coding sequence TTGGGCGCATCCCGGCGAGATGCTGGCGACGCCCGCTTCCCGCGACCCTTCTGGACGACATCCCGGACCGGCCGCCTGTTTAACTTCCAACCAAAGGATCAACCGATGTCGATCACGGCTGAACGCAAGCAGACGCTTGTGAAGGAATATGCGACGAAGCCCGGCGACACCGGGTCGCCCGAAGTCCAGGTGGCTGTGCTCACCGAGCGCATCAACACCCTGACCGAGCACTTCAAGACCCACGTCAAGGACAACCACTCCCGCCGCGGCCTTCTCAAGATGGTGTCGCAGCGCCGCTCCCTGCTCGACTACGTCAAGCGCAAGGACGAAGCGCGCTACAAGACGCTGATCGAGAAGCTCGGCATCCGTCGCTGA
- a CDS encoding adenylate kinase — protein MARIVIIGNSGGGKSTLARKLSAGCDLPHVEIDRLLWREDWSQTPADVYEREHAAAVAGDRWIMDGWGRHVSAAARIGRATEIILIDMPIWMHFWLAAERQIAWSRGEFEHPPAGVAQPPPTRALFETMWDIERNWMPALRELCDRAEAEGKRVVRIASIEELDRFAAAI, from the coding sequence ATGGCGCGCATCGTCATCATCGGCAATTCTGGCGGCGGCAAATCCACTCTCGCGCGCAAGCTGAGCGCCGGGTGTGACCTGCCTCATGTCGAGATCGACCGGCTGCTCTGGCGGGAGGACTGGTCCCAGACGCCTGCGGATGTCTACGAGCGGGAGCACGCGGCAGCGGTCGCCGGCGATCGCTGGATCATGGATGGTTGGGGCCGGCATGTCTCCGCTGCGGCCCGGATCGGCCGGGCGACCGAGATCATCCTGATCGATATGCCAATCTGGATGCATTTCTGGCTGGCGGCCGAGCGGCAGATTGCATGGTCACGGGGTGAATTCGAGCATCCGCCAGCCGGCGTCGCCCAGCCGCCGCCGACGCGGGCGCTGTTTGAAACCATGTGGGACATCGAGCGGAACTGGATGCCGGCGCTCCGCGAGCTGTGCGATCGCGCGGAGGCGGAGGGCAAAAGGGTCGTCCGGATCGCCAGCATTGAGGAACTCGATCGGTTCGCGGCGGCCATCTGA
- the aroC gene encoding chorismate synthase, which produces MSHNSFGHLFRVTTFGESHGPAIGCVVDGCPPLIPLTAADIQADLDRRRPGQSRFTTQRREPDEVKILSGVFAEDGGPQVTTGTPIGLLIENVDQRSKDYSDIAPKYRPGHADFTYDVKYGIRDYRGGGRSSARETAMRVAAGAIARKIVPGMTVRGALVQMGPHKIDRANWNWAQVSENPFFCPDAKAAAFFEEYLDGVRKAGSSVGAVIEIVADGVPPGLGAPIYGKLDADLAAALMSINAVKGVEIGAGFDAAALTGEENADEMFPSNEGVPHFSSNHAGGVLGGISTGQPVIARFAVKPTSSILATRQTVTRGGAATDIMTKGRHDPCVGIRAVPVGEAMVACVLADHYLRHRAQIGEVRTWPVAPR; this is translated from the coding sequence ATGTCCCACAACAGCTTCGGCCATCTCTTCCGCGTCACCACCTTCGGCGAGAGCCACGGGCCGGCGATCGGCTGCGTGGTTGACGGCTGCCCGCCGCTGATCCCTCTCACCGCGGCAGACATCCAGGCCGACCTCGACCGCAGGCGGCCCGGCCAGTCGCGCTTCACCACCCAGCGGCGCGAGCCCGACGAGGTGAAGATCCTCTCCGGCGTGTTCGCCGAAGATGGCGGCCCGCAGGTGACGACGGGAACGCCGATCGGCCTCCTGATCGAGAATGTCGACCAGCGCAGCAAGGATTATTCCGACATCGCGCCGAAATACCGGCCGGGCCACGCCGACTTCACCTATGACGTGAAATACGGCATCCGCGACTATCGCGGCGGCGGCCGCTCATCGGCGCGTGAGACGGCCATGCGCGTCGCGGCCGGCGCCATCGCCCGCAAGATCGTGCCTGGCATGACCGTGCGCGGCGCGCTGGTGCAGATGGGCCCGCACAAGATCGATCGCGCCAATTGGAACTGGGCGCAGGTTTCGGAAAATCCGTTCTTCTGTCCCGACGCAAAGGCGGCCGCCTTCTTCGAGGAGTATCTCGACGGCGTGCGCAAGGCCGGCTCCTCTGTTGGCGCGGTGATCGAGATCGTCGCGGACGGCGTGCCGCCGGGGCTCGGCGCGCCGATCTATGGCAAGCTCGACGCCGATCTCGCGGCGGCGCTGATGTCGATCAACGCCGTGAAGGGCGTCGAGATCGGCGCCGGCTTCGACGCCGCGGCGCTGACCGGCGAAGAGAACGCTGACGAGATGTTCCCCTCGAACGAGGGCGTTCCGCATTTCTCGTCCAATCATGCCGGCGGCGTGCTCGGCGGCATCTCGACCGGCCAGCCCGTGATCGCACGCTTTGCAGTCAAACCCACATCCTCGATCCTCGCCACGCGCCAGACGGTGACGCGCGGCGGCGCAGCGACCGACATCATGACCAAGGGCCGTCACGACCCCTGCGTCGGCATTCGCGCCGTGCCGGTTGGCGAAGCCATGGTGGCGTGCGTGCTCGCCGACCATTATCTTCGCCATCGCGCGCAGATCGGCGAGGTCAGGACCTGGCCTGTCGCGCCGCGCTGA
- a CDS encoding exodeoxyribonuclease VII small subunit — protein sequence MANAAQDVTKLPFEKALAELEAIVQKLERGEVSLDESITIYERGEALKRHCETLLKSAEARIEKITLGADGKPTGTTPLDPDK from the coding sequence ATGGCGAACGCCGCGCAAGACGTCACGAAGCTTCCTTTCGAGAAGGCCCTCGCAGAACTCGAGGCGATCGTGCAGAAACTCGAACGCGGCGAGGTCTCACTCGATGAATCGATCACGATCTATGAGCGCGGCGAAGCGCTGAAGCGCCATTGCGAGACGCTGCTGAAAAGCGCGGAGGCGCGCATCGAAAAGATCACGCTCGGCGCTGACGGCAAGCCCACGGGAACGACGCCGCTCGATCCCGACAAGTAG
- a CDS encoding pirin family protein, which yields MSFHPADDPEPGDRFACDAIEQVIIPRARDLGDGFMVRRALPAAKKQMVGPFIFFDQFGPTEFRAGQGLDVRPHPHIGLSTVTYLFDGEIVHRDSLGFAQAIQPGDVNLMTAGRGIVHSERTDQGARSHENPIYGIQSWMALPREHEETDPGFTHAARAELPFIDGEGKRVRLIMGSLYDQSAPTPFPHDCFYAEAVLAPGAVLPLDPAYDERAIYIVAGEIDVAGDVFGPGRLLVFKPGDRISILAQTNARLMLLGGEPMDGPRHIWWNFVSSRKERIDQAKAEWRAGKFDSVPGETEFIPLPE from the coding sequence ATGTCCTTTCATCCCGCCGACGATCCGGAACCGGGCGACCGCTTCGCCTGCGACGCCATCGAGCAGGTGATCATTCCGCGTGCGCGCGATCTCGGCGACGGATTTATGGTGCGCCGCGCGCTGCCGGCGGCGAAGAAGCAGATGGTCGGCCCCTTCATCTTCTTCGATCAGTTCGGTCCGACTGAGTTTCGCGCGGGACAGGGTCTCGACGTGCGGCCGCATCCGCATATCGGGCTCTCGACCGTGACCTATCTCTTCGATGGCGAGATCGTGCATCGGGATTCGCTCGGCTTCGCGCAGGCGATCCAGCCGGGCGACGTCAATCTCATGACGGCCGGCCGCGGCATCGTGCATTCCGAGCGCACCGATCAGGGCGCGCGCTCGCACGAGAATCCGATCTACGGCATCCAGAGCTGGATGGCGCTGCCGCGCGAGCATGAAGAGACCGATCCCGGTTTCACCCACGCGGCGCGGGCTGAACTTCCCTTCATCGATGGTGAAGGCAAGCGCGTCAGGCTGATCATGGGCTCGCTCTATGATCAGAGCGCGCCGACGCCTTTCCCGCACGACTGCTTCTACGCGGAAGCGGTGCTGGCGCCGGGCGCAGTGCTGCCGCTCGATCCCGCCTATGACGAACGTGCGATCTATATCGTCGCGGGCGAAATCGATGTCGCTGGCGACGTGTTCGGGCCGGGACGCCTGCTGGTGTTCAAGCCGGGCGACCGCATCTCGATCCTTGCGCAGACCAATGCGCGATTGATGCTGCTTGGCGGCGAACCCATGGATGGGCCGCGCCATATCTGGTGGAACTTCGTCTCCTCGCGCAAGGAGCGCATCGACCAGGCGAAGGCGGAATGGCGCGCCGGCAAATTCGACTCTGTGCCGGGCGAGACGGAATTCATCCCGCTGCCGGAATAG